A genomic stretch from Lathyrus oleraceus cultivar Zhongwan6 chromosome 2, CAAS_Psat_ZW6_1.0, whole genome shotgun sequence includes:
- the LOC127119281 gene encoding homeobox protein knotted-1-like 6: protein MEEMYGVPTTVEYGEKTLMTPENLIFPTDYNSFLMSTSSTGRIPMFGSDDIFTAEPSSAGIQDDVASSVMKAKIASHPYYPRLLQAYIDCQKVGAPPEIARLLEEICRENDQCKRDVVVSTCFGADPELDEFMETYCEMLVRYKSDLTRPFDEATTFLNKIETQLSHLCTGGGASVPTPSDDGGASSDEEDLSTGDDVQDGQSKSEDRELKDRLLRKFGSHIGTLKLEFSKKKKKGKLPKEARQTLLQWWNLHYKWPYPTEADKIELAKTTGLDQKQINNWFINQRKRHWKPSENMQFSMMENFTGRFLTEE from the exons ATGGAGGAAATGTACGGAGTGCCAACGACGGTGGAGTACGGTGAGAAAACACTGATGACACCGGAAAATCTGATTTTTCCGACGGACTACAACAGCTTCCTCATGTCCACTTCATCTACTGGCCGAATTCCTATGTTCGGATCCGACGATATCTTCACGGCGGAACCTTCTTCCGCCGGAATTCAAGATGACGTGGCATCTAGTGTTATGAAAGCCAAAATCGCTTCTCATCCTTATTACCCTCGCCTCCTCCAAGCTTACATAGATTGTCAGAAG GTTGGTGCTCCACCTGAAATAGCGCGTTTGTTGGAAGAAATTTGTAGAGAAAATGATCAGTGTAAAAGGGACGTTGTTGTTTCCACGTGTTTTGGAGCCGATCCCGAGCTTGATGAATTTATG GAAACTTACTGTGAAATGCTTGTGAGGTATAAATCAGACCTTACTCGTCCTTTTGATGAAGCTACAACGTTTCTCAACAAGATCGAAACGCAACTCAGTCATCTCTGCACTGGTGGTGGTGCTTCAGTTCCAACTCCTTCTG ATGATGGTGGTGCATCTTCGGACGAAGAAGATCTTAGTACCGGAGATGATGTTCAAGATGGACAATCAAAGAGTGAGGATCGTGAGCTTAAAGATAGACTTTTACGCAAGTTTGGAAGCCATATTGGTACTTTAAAATTGGAGTTTTCTAAGAAGAAAAAGAAGGGTAAGCTTCCAAAAGAAGCAAGACAAACACTACTTCAATGGTGGAATCTTCATTACAAATGGCCATACCCAACG GAAGCTGATAAGATTGAACTGGCCAAGACAACAGGGCTAGACCAAAAGCAAATTAACAATTGGTTTATTAATCAAAGAAAACGTCATTGGAAACCATCTGAGAATATGCAGTTCTCTATGATGGAAAATTTTACTGGACGGTTCCTTACTGAAGAATGA